A single genomic interval of Tsukamurella paurometabola harbors:
- a CDS encoding TetR/AcrR family transcriptional regulator produces the protein MVDRSMPTRERLVVAMGELLRRQGYGATSVKQLTEAAGAPMGSLYHHFPGGKPEVAAAALRTSGAAYGALLPALLDDAPDLEDAIPGAFALAAEHIAEAGWITMCPVGTVAGEVADSEPEVAAAAAEVFADWIAGGTAYFVARGLDDDAARALTLAVLSSLEGAFILARSLRSPDPLLAAGSALREHVRLVVTSAEHT, from the coding sequence ATGGTCGATCGGTCAATGCCCACCCGCGAGCGCCTGGTCGTCGCGATGGGGGAACTGCTGCGCCGTCAGGGCTACGGCGCCACCAGCGTCAAACAGCTCACCGAGGCCGCCGGCGCCCCGATGGGCTCGCTCTACCACCACTTCCCCGGCGGGAAGCCCGAGGTGGCCGCGGCGGCGCTCCGCACCTCCGGGGCCGCGTACGGGGCGCTCCTGCCCGCACTGCTCGACGATGCGCCGGACCTCGAGGACGCGATCCCGGGCGCCTTCGCGCTGGCCGCGGAGCACATCGCCGAGGCGGGCTGGATCACCATGTGTCCGGTCGGCACCGTCGCCGGCGAGGTCGCCGACTCCGAGCCCGAGGTGGCCGCCGCGGCGGCGGAGGTCTTCGCGGACTGGATCGCCGGCGGCACCGCGTACTTCGTGGCGCGGGGTCTCGACGACGACGCGGCGCGGGCACTGACACTGGCGGTGCTGAGCTCGCTCGAGGGCGCGTTCATCCTCGCGCGATCGCTGCGCAGTCCGGATCCGCTACTGGCAGCGGGATCCGCACTGCGCGAGCATGTTCGGCTCGTCGTGACTTCAGCCGAACACACGTAA
- a CDS encoding glycerophosphodiester phosphodiesterase — protein MTSRSRTPSRAAALAAAVTVALAGAVVAPVQAAPSGSFDLQSHRGGRGEHTEESLYGFARSLELGVTTLELDIVLTKDEVPLIWHDPTVQADKCSDTAPATPGDPQFPYVGKTIHDLTSAQVQTLVCAKKLDTFPAAKVVEGNRIATLPQLFDLAAQYRGNTVRFNIETKIEAEDRAKSAEPAAFVAQILGAARRADVLDRITVQSFDWRSLPLVRAQAPSVPLVALYDATTWKKGSAWLGPVSYERAGGDVVRAVKAAGFDVLSPDQELSDAKTVTAAHAAGLTVIPWTVNEEKDMRAQLALGVDGIITDYPTRLRGVLAAAGKPLPPAFTK, from the coding sequence ATGACCTCCCGCTCCCGCACCCCGTCCCGCGCCGCCGCGCTCGCGGCCGCCGTCACCGTCGCGCTGGCCGGGGCGGTGGTCGCCCCCGTGCAGGCGGCACCGTCGGGCTCGTTCGACCTGCAGTCGCACCGCGGTGGCCGGGGCGAGCACACCGAGGAGTCGCTGTACGGCTTCGCGCGGTCGCTCGAACTCGGCGTCACGACGCTCGAACTCGACATCGTGCTCACCAAGGACGAGGTGCCCCTGATCTGGCACGACCCGACGGTGCAGGCCGACAAGTGCAGCGACACCGCGCCCGCCACGCCCGGCGACCCGCAGTTCCCCTACGTGGGCAAGACGATCCACGACCTGACGTCCGCACAGGTGCAGACCCTCGTGTGCGCGAAGAAGCTGGATACGTTCCCCGCGGCGAAGGTGGTCGAGGGCAACCGCATCGCCACCCTGCCCCAGCTGTTCGACCTGGCCGCGCAGTACAGGGGCAACACCGTGCGGTTCAACATCGAGACCAAGATCGAGGCGGAGGACCGGGCGAAGTCGGCCGAGCCGGCGGCGTTCGTCGCGCAGATCCTGGGCGCGGCTCGCCGCGCGGATGTGCTCGACCGGATCACCGTCCAGAGCTTCGACTGGCGCTCGCTGCCCCTGGTGCGGGCGCAGGCGCCATCGGTGCCCCTCGTCGCGCTGTACGACGCGACGACGTGGAAGAAGGGTTCGGCATGGCTCGGCCCCGTCAGCTACGAACGGGCCGGTGGCGACGTGGTGCGAGCCGTCAAGGCCGCGGGGTTCGACGTCCTCTCCCCCGATCAGGAGCTCTCCGACGCGAAGACCGTGACCGCGGCGCACGCGGCGGGTCTCACGGTCATCCCGTGGACCGTCAACGAGGAGAAGGACATGCGGGCGCAGCTCGCGCTCGGCGTCGACGGCATCATCACCGACTACCCCACCCGCCTGCGCGGGGTGCTCGCGGCCGCGGGCAAGCCGCTGCCTCCGGCGTTCACGAAGTAG
- a CDS encoding alpha/beta fold hydrolase yields MPEVAVPAGRIHYEAFGEGPPVVLLHGLLMDHTVWNPVLPLLPEGYRYVLPDLPLGAHPVPLRADADLSNEGIAHLIADVLEALDLRDVALVHSDWGGGLLLTSLGRDERIGRLVILPSTAFDNFPPGLPGRAATVAARLPGLRFGLRALRIGAVRRLPILFGRMAHDVPDALMRAWTRPAVEDPLIRRDLLKHARAPFDRADLTRRTEALRGFSGDALVLWIADGTVMPREHGRRLAELLPRGRLVELGDSYVLAMLDRPQRVADEIAGFLAESAPARRD; encoded by the coding sequence ATGCCGGAGGTCGCCGTTCCCGCCGGCCGGATCCACTACGAGGCGTTCGGCGAAGGTCCGCCGGTCGTCCTCCTGCACGGGCTGCTCATGGACCACACGGTGTGGAACCCCGTGCTGCCGCTGCTCCCGGAGGGATATCGCTACGTACTGCCCGACCTTCCGCTCGGCGCCCATCCGGTGCCCCTGCGCGCGGACGCGGACCTGTCGAACGAGGGGATCGCGCACCTCATCGCCGACGTCCTCGAGGCTCTCGATCTGCGCGACGTCGCCCTGGTCCACAGCGATTGGGGAGGCGGCCTCCTCCTCACGTCGCTCGGTCGCGACGAGCGGATCGGCCGCCTCGTGATCCTCCCGAGCACGGCCTTCGACAACTTCCCGCCCGGCCTGCCGGGAAGGGCCGCGACGGTCGCCGCCCGGTTGCCCGGCCTGCGTTTCGGTCTCCGTGCCCTGCGGATCGGGGCAGTGCGCCGCCTGCCGATCCTGTTCGGGCGGATGGCGCACGACGTTCCCGATGCGCTGATGCGCGCGTGGACCCGCCCGGCGGTCGAGGACCCCCTGATCCGCCGCGACCTCCTCAAACATGCGCGGGCTCCGTTCGATCGTGCCGATCTCACCCGCCGGACCGAGGCGTTGCGCGGCTTCTCGGGCGATGCCCTGGTGCTGTGGATCGCCGACGGCACCGTCATGCCGCGGGAACACGGACGCCGGCTCGCCGAGCTGTTGCCGCGCGGCCGACTGGTGGAGCTGGGGGATTCGTACGTGCTGGCGATGCTCGACCGGCCGCAGCGGGTCGCCGACGAGATCGCCGGTTTCCTCGCGGAATCGGCGCCGGCGCGCAGGGATTGA
- a CDS encoding polyribonucleotide nucleotidyltransferase — protein sequence MSDNTQVEFDDDITEAVAVIDNGSFGTRTIRFETGRFAQQAAGSVAAYLDDETMLLSATSHSKQPKEHFDFFPLTVDVEERMYAAGRIPGSFFRREGRPSTDAILTCRLIDRPLRPSFVDGLRNEIQVVVTVLSLDPKDLYDVVAINAASASTQIAGLPFSGPVGGVRVALIDGQWVAFPTVEQLERAVFDMVVAGRIVSGSGKDADVAIMMVEAEATENVIELIEGGATAPTEAVVAEGLEAAKPFIAVLCEAQKQLAAGAAKPTGEFPLFPAYQDDVFAAVEAAGAAKLNDALSIAGKQERDNATDVVKAEVLEAVGPQFEGREGEIGAAFRSLTKKLVRKRILTDHFRIDGRGITDIRSLSAEIAVIPRAHGSALFERGETQILGVTTLDMVKMAQQIDSLGPETSKRYMHHYNFPPYSTGETGRVGSPKRREIGHGALAERALVPVLPSVEEFPYAIRQVSEALSSNGSTSMGSVCASTMSLLNAGVPLKAPVAGIAMGLVSDEVDGQARYVALTDILGAEDAFGDMDFKVAGTADFVTALQLDTKLDGIPSQVLAGALGQAKDARTTILEVMAEAIDAPDEMSPYAPRITTIKVPVDKIGEVIGPKGKTINSITEETGANISIEDDGTVFVGAADGPSAQAAIDRINAIANPQLPKVGERFLGTVVKTTAFGAFVSLVPGRDGLVHISKLGNGKRVNKVEDVVNVGSKLQVEIADIDERGKISLIPVVEEDAAKATADATAAAGEE from the coding sequence ATGTCGGACAACACTCAGGTCGAATTCGACGACGACATCACCGAAGCGGTCGCCGTCATCGACAACGGTTCCTTCGGCACGCGCACCATCCGGTTCGAGACCGGCCGGTTCGCGCAGCAGGCCGCCGGTTCGGTGGCCGCGTACCTCGACGACGAGACGATGCTGCTCTCGGCCACGTCGCACAGCAAGCAGCCGAAGGAGCACTTCGACTTCTTCCCGCTGACCGTCGACGTCGAGGAGCGCATGTACGCGGCGGGCCGGATCCCCGGCTCGTTCTTCCGTCGCGAGGGTCGCCCGTCGACCGACGCGATCCTCACCTGCCGCCTGATCGACCGGCCGCTGCGCCCGTCGTTCGTCGACGGTCTCCGCAACGAGATCCAGGTCGTCGTGACCGTGCTGTCTCTCGATCCGAAGGATCTGTACGACGTGGTCGCGATCAACGCCGCCTCGGCGTCGACCCAGATCGCCGGCCTGCCCTTCTCCGGCCCCGTCGGCGGCGTGCGCGTCGCCCTGATCGACGGCCAGTGGGTCGCCTTCCCGACCGTCGAGCAGCTCGAGCGCGCGGTCTTCGACATGGTCGTCGCCGGCCGCATCGTCTCGGGCTCCGGCAAGGACGCCGACGTCGCGATCATGATGGTCGAGGCCGAGGCCACCGAGAACGTCATCGAGCTCATCGAGGGCGGCGCCACCGCGCCCACCGAGGCCGTCGTCGCCGAGGGCCTCGAGGCCGCCAAGCCGTTCATCGCCGTTCTCTGCGAGGCGCAGAAGCAGCTCGCGGCGGGCGCCGCCAAGCCGACCGGCGAGTTCCCGCTGTTCCCTGCGTACCAGGACGACGTCTTCGCCGCCGTGGAGGCCGCGGGTGCCGCCAAGCTCAACGACGCCCTGTCGATCGCCGGCAAGCAGGAGCGCGACAACGCGACCGACGTCGTCAAGGCGGAGGTGCTCGAGGCCGTGGGCCCGCAGTTCGAGGGCCGCGAGGGCGAGATCGGCGCGGCCTTCCGCTCGCTGACCAAGAAGCTCGTGCGCAAGCGCATCCTCACCGACCACTTCCGCATCGACGGCCGTGGCATCACCGACATCCGCTCGCTCAGCGCCGAGATCGCCGTGATCCCGCGCGCCCACGGCAGCGCGCTGTTCGAGCGCGGCGAGACCCAGATCCTGGGCGTCACCACGCTGGACATGGTGAAGATGGCGCAGCAGATCGACTCGCTGGGCCCCGAGACCAGCAAGCGCTACATGCACCACTACAACTTCCCGCCGTACTCGACCGGTGAGACGGGCCGCGTCGGCTCGCCGAAGCGCCGCGAGATCGGCCACGGCGCGCTCGCCGAGCGTGCGCTCGTGCCGGTGCTGCCGTCGGTGGAGGAGTTCCCCTACGCCATCCGCCAGGTCTCGGAGGCGCTGAGCTCCAACGGCTCCACGTCGATGGGCTCCGTCTGCGCCTCGACCATGTCGTTGCTCAACGCCGGCGTGCCGCTCAAGGCGCCGGTCGCGGGCATCGCGATGGGCCTCGTCTCCGACGAGGTCGACGGCCAGGCCCGCTACGTGGCCCTGACCGACATCCTCGGTGCCGAGGATGCCTTCGGCGACATGGACTTCAAGGTCGCCGGCACGGCCGATTTCGTCACCGCCCTGCAGCTCGACACCAAGCTGGACGGCATCCCGTCGCAGGTCCTGGCCGGCGCGCTGGGTCAGGCGAAGGACGCCCGCACCACGATCCTCGAGGTCATGGCCGAGGCGATCGACGCCCCCGACGAGATGAGCCCGTACGCCCCGCGGATCACCACGATCAAGGTGCCCGTGGACAAGATCGGCGAGGTCATCGGCCCCAAGGGCAAGACGATCAACTCCATCACCGAGGAGACCGGCGCCAACATCTCGATCGAGGATGACGGCACGGTGTTCGTCGGTGCGGCAGACGGTCCGTCGGCGCAGGCCGCGATCGACCGGATCAACGCCATCGCCAACCCGCAGCTGCCGAAGGTGGGCGAGCGCTTCCTGGGCACCGTGGTCAAGACCACCGCGTTCGGCGCGTTCGTCTCGCTGGTGCCCGGCCGCGACGGCCTGGTGCACATCAGCAAGCTGGGCAACGGCAAGCGCGTGAACAAGGTCGAGGACGTGGTCAACGTCGGCAGCAAGCTGCAGGTCGAGATCGCGGACATCGATGAGCGCGGCAAGATCAGCCTGATCCCCGTCGTCGAGGAGGACGCGGCGAAGGCGACCGCGGACGCCACGGCCGCAGCGGGCGAGGAGTAG
- a CDS encoding amino acid permease, which produces MTQSVDKFAAEQEGYKQTLGRRHVQMIAIGGAIGTGLFLGSASRLNSTGPALLFSYAFVGVIAFFLMRALGELVLYRQSSGAFVSYAREFFGEAAAYAAGWLYWIFWALTGVAELSAVAVYVRKWWELPNWVSVIIALGVVLVINLLSARAFGEFEFWASVLKVAAIVIFLVVGLVIVIGQITVGEGEKAHRAGISNLWSNPGGFWPHSETFGWIAPIVVMSGVVFAYAAIEMVGIAAGEMQNPQREVPKAVNSVILRIGVFYCGSIFLLVCILPTSQYGTKNAAGDLESPFVTVFERMGVSWMATLINGVLIVAAMSSLNAGLYTTGRMLRSLAASREAPSMFMRMSKSGVPATGIIVTSIFYVLGAVLNALVPSNAFDIALEASAIAVVGVWSLIFLCHIRYRKLSDAGVVATSPFRAPLAPFMSYVGLVFLFLVLVGMAYSGYKSDGGFWDKTNLIVVILGIPAFVAILAIGWIAVKPRVLEHTGGDLAPTWSLKDPK; this is translated from the coding sequence ATGACGCAATCCGTCGATAAGTTCGCGGCCGAGCAGGAGGGCTACAAGCAGACCCTCGGTCGGCGACACGTGCAGATGATCGCCATCGGCGGCGCCATCGGCACGGGCCTGTTCCTTGGCTCCGCAAGCCGCCTCAACAGCACGGGCCCGGCCCTGCTGTTCAGTTACGCCTTCGTCGGCGTGATCGCCTTCTTCCTCATGCGCGCCCTCGGCGAGCTGGTGCTGTACCGCCAGAGCTCGGGCGCCTTCGTCTCGTACGCCCGTGAGTTCTTCGGCGAGGCCGCGGCCTACGCCGCCGGCTGGCTGTACTGGATCTTCTGGGCGCTCACCGGCGTCGCCGAACTGTCGGCCGTCGCGGTGTACGTCAGGAAGTGGTGGGAGCTGCCCAACTGGGTCTCGGTGATCATCGCCCTCGGCGTGGTCCTCGTGATCAATCTGCTCTCCGCCCGCGCGTTCGGCGAGTTCGAGTTCTGGGCCTCGGTGCTCAAGGTCGCCGCGATCGTCATCTTCCTCGTCGTCGGCCTCGTCATCGTGATCGGGCAGATCACCGTCGGCGAGGGCGAGAAGGCCCACAGGGCAGGGATCTCCAACCTCTGGTCGAACCCCGGCGGATTCTGGCCGCACAGCGAGACCTTCGGCTGGATCGCGCCCATCGTCGTGATGTCGGGCGTCGTCTTCGCGTACGCCGCGATCGAGATGGTCGGTATCGCCGCGGGTGAGATGCAGAATCCGCAGCGCGAGGTGCCCAAGGCCGTGAACTCCGTGATCCTGCGCATCGGCGTCTTCTACTGCGGCTCGATCTTCCTGCTCGTGTGCATCCTGCCGACCAGCCAGTACGGCACCAAGAACGCCGCCGGCGATCTCGAGTCGCCGTTCGTGACGGTCTTCGAGCGCATGGGCGTCAGCTGGATGGCGACCCTCATCAACGGCGTCCTCATCGTCGCCGCCATGAGCTCGCTCAACGCCGGCCTCTACACCACGGGCCGCATGCTGCGCAGCCTCGCCGCCAGTCGCGAGGCGCCGAGCATGTTCATGAGGATGAGCAAGTCGGGCGTTCCCGCCACGGGCATCATCGTCACGTCGATCTTCTACGTCCTCGGGGCCGTCCTGAACGCGCTCGTGCCGAGCAACGCGTTCGACATCGCGCTCGAGGCCTCCGCGATCGCCGTCGTGGGCGTGTGGAGCCTGATCTTCCTGTGCCACATCCGCTACCGGAAGCTCTCCGACGCCGGCGTGGTCGCCACGAGCCCGTTCCGCGCGCCGCTGGCGCCGTTCATGAGCTACGTCGGCCTGGTCTTCCTGTTCCTCGTCCTCGTCGGCATGGCCTACTCGGGCTACAAGTCCGACGGCGGCTTCTGGGACAAGACCAACCTCATCGTCGTCATCCTCGGCATCCCCGCCTTCGTCGCGATCCTGGCCATCGGCTGGATCGCCGTGAAGCCGCGGGTCCTCGAGCACACGGGCGGCGATCTCGCCCCCACGTGGTCGCTCAAGGACCCGAAGTAG
- a CDS encoding M16 family metallopeptidase yields MSSLTSRAARTGVSGSGAPVRRSVLPGGLRVVTETVPGSRSAAVGLWVAVGSRDEHPASAGSAHFLEHLLFKATPHRDAASLAAEVDAVGGEINAFTSKEHTCYYAHVLDTDVDLAVDVVTDVVLGGLCRAADVEVEREVVLEELAMRDDDPEDLVNEAATAALFGDHPLARPVLGTEESVEAMTAARLRGFHRRRYTPERMVLAVAGNVTHAQVVKLARKAFEGRLDGDAASAPVRTGVRRLPGPPALHVVNREGEQSHLVAGTRAYGRFHPDRWALSVLNTAIGGGLSSRLFQEIREQRGLAYTVYSAVDTYADTGLFSVYAGCSPERLGEVATVARKVLEDVRDDGLTAEELARAKGSLRGGLVLGLEDAQSRMHRIGRSEINYQNQRTVTRTLARIDKVSAADVNRVARDLLSQPFGGAVLGPHRGKRGVPSPVRNWLG; encoded by the coding sequence CTGAGCAGCCTGACGTCACGGGCTGCGCGGACGGGGGTATCCGGATCGGGTGCCCCCGTTCGTCGTAGCGTCCTGCCCGGCGGCCTACGGGTGGTCACGGAGACGGTGCCGGGTTCCCGGTCCGCCGCCGTCGGCCTGTGGGTCGCGGTCGGCTCGCGCGACGAGCACCCCGCCTCGGCCGGGTCCGCGCACTTCCTCGAGCACCTGTTGTTCAAGGCGACACCGCACCGCGACGCGGCCTCCCTGGCCGCGGAGGTGGACGCGGTCGGCGGCGAGATCAACGCCTTCACGTCGAAGGAGCACACCTGCTACTACGCGCACGTGCTCGACACCGACGTCGATCTCGCGGTCGACGTGGTGACCGACGTCGTTCTGGGCGGGTTGTGCCGCGCCGCCGACGTGGAGGTCGAGCGCGAGGTGGTGCTCGAGGAGCTCGCCATGCGCGATGACGACCCGGAGGACCTGGTCAACGAGGCGGCGACCGCCGCCCTGTTCGGCGATCATCCGCTGGCCCGGCCGGTGCTCGGCACCGAGGAGTCGGTGGAGGCGATGACCGCCGCGCGACTGCGCGGTTTCCATCGTCGGCGGTACACGCCGGAGCGGATGGTGCTCGCGGTCGCCGGGAACGTGACGCACGCCCAGGTGGTCAAACTGGCGCGGAAGGCGTTCGAGGGCAGGCTCGACGGTGACGCCGCCTCGGCGCCCGTGCGGACCGGCGTCCGGCGCCTGCCCGGGCCGCCCGCGCTGCACGTCGTGAACCGCGAGGGCGAGCAGTCGCACCTCGTCGCGGGCACCCGTGCCTACGGCCGGTTCCACCCGGACCGGTGGGCGCTGTCGGTGCTCAACACCGCGATCGGCGGCGGTCTGAGTTCGCGCCTGTTCCAGGAGATCCGGGAGCAGCGCGGCCTCGCGTACACGGTGTACTCGGCCGTGGACACGTACGCCGACACCGGGCTGTTCTCGGTGTACGCCGGGTGCTCCCCGGAGCGGTTGGGCGAGGTGGCGACGGTGGCGCGGAAGGTCCTCGAGGACGTGCGGGACGACGGCCTCACGGCGGAGGAACTGGCGCGCGCCAAGGGCTCGCTCCGCGGCGGGCTCGTGCTGGGCCTGGAGGACGCGCAGTCCCGCATGCACCGGATCGGCCGCAGCGAGATCAACTACCAGAACCAGCGCACCGTCACCCGGACGCTCGCGCGGATCGACAAGGTATCGGCGGCGGACGTGAACCGCGTCGCGCGGGACCTGCTCTCGCAGCCCTTCGGCGGCGCGGTCCTCGGTCCGCACCGCGGGAAGCGCGGCGTGCCGTCGCCGGTCCGGAACTGGCTCGGCTGA
- the lysX gene encoding bifunctional lysylphosphatidylglycerol synthetase/lysine--tRNA ligase LysX translates to MSQTSRERVQEATATWLAHMITAAGVVSLLSVVIRSDRVLPLVADLLSIVGIPSHPSLLLVAALTVLQGALRRRLRAAHTVAVIMMSLQVLVNIATLVIVATDQIDPDETRHLPSYIDAYVSVRFSLPGAALTAAISAVCLAFVIAARPQYPAKLARGSRRAAIGVLVGGFVGVYLVVVALAFTFPGRGPNRLSGTVEILVWSLRSTFGVAVPRRIDLALNGHSGPMWLYSLAGVLSASVLILALMAFWRAGRGDELMTEPEELEVRRLLLEYGEDDSLGYFATRRDKAVIASRDRRAVVTCRAVGPVSMASADPIGHRDSWPAAVAAWIEDCRSHSLYPAVLAASADGATVYEDAGLRTLTIGDEAIIHVDAFTLKGRDMRAVRQAVTRVAGAGYTLQVRRHGDLSAAELAEVAELAERWRGEETERGFSMALNRIGDPVDGRCVLVSAHDADGAVRGLLSFVPWGTRGLSLDLMRRDRDAENGLNEFMVARLIEHCAEIGIRRISLNFAVFRSVFSEADRVGAGPITRMVDSVLSFASKFYQLESLYRSNDKYRPDWVPRVLCYDPALSAVRAGIAVGTAEGFLPQIGPKFLAGPSIPDEFPRDAEFVDRLLAEEERLLRREAPPERLSEQQRVRRRKLRALEDAGMPGYPPSVPRTASLARVREQASALAPDGASGTVVSVTGRVRAVRDYGGVTFVDLHEDGAHLQVIAERSRTPDDVRALWRTSIDMGDLVSVTGEAIRSRTGEPSVLLTAWAMAGKCLSPVPKTRARLGDETRARNRPLELITDDGAVDLLYRRSRAVAAMRAVFVGRDFTEVETPMLQTVHGGAAARPFTTHINAYDMGLYLRIAPELYLKRLAVGGMGRIFELNRNFRNEGADATHNPEFTALEAYEAYGDYTTMRALTREVILAAAIAVNGRPVAVRPDGAGGTREVDLTAEWPVVTVHDAVSKAAGVELTSASTLEEVSAVCARHHVAIPRGATAGKLVMELYEALVEKQTEFPTFYCDFPIEVSPLARRHRDDPRLTEQWDLVGFGAELGTAYTELTDPIDQRERLTKQSMAAAAGDPEAMELDESFLDALSYAMPPTGGLGIGVDRIVMLLAGVNIRATLAFPFVKPQDR, encoded by the coding sequence GTGTCGCAGACCAGCCGGGAGCGGGTGCAGGAGGCCACGGCGACGTGGCTCGCGCACATGATCACCGCCGCGGGCGTCGTGTCGCTGCTCAGCGTGGTCATCCGCAGCGACCGGGTGCTGCCGCTGGTGGCCGATCTCCTGAGCATCGTGGGCATTCCCTCGCACCCCAGTCTGCTCCTCGTCGCCGCGCTCACGGTCCTGCAGGGCGCTCTGCGCCGGCGGCTGCGGGCCGCGCACACCGTCGCCGTCATCATGATGTCGCTCCAGGTGCTGGTGAACATCGCGACGCTGGTCATCGTCGCGACCGACCAGATCGATCCCGACGAGACGCGGCATCTCCCGTCGTACATCGACGCGTACGTGTCCGTGCGCTTCTCCCTCCCCGGCGCCGCGCTCACCGCGGCCATCAGCGCCGTCTGCCTCGCCTTCGTCATCGCCGCCCGCCCTCAGTACCCGGCCAAGCTCGCGCGGGGCTCGCGCCGCGCCGCCATCGGGGTGCTGGTCGGCGGCTTCGTCGGCGTGTACCTGGTGGTGGTCGCGCTCGCGTTCACCTTCCCCGGCCGCGGGCCGAACCGCCTGAGCGGCACCGTGGAGATCCTGGTGTGGTCGTTGCGGTCCACCTTCGGCGTCGCCGTGCCGCGACGGATCGACCTGGCGCTCAACGGGCACTCCGGCCCGATGTGGCTCTACTCGCTGGCCGGGGTCCTGTCCGCGTCCGTCCTGATCCTCGCCCTCATGGCGTTCTGGCGCGCGGGACGCGGCGACGAACTGATGACCGAGCCCGAGGAGCTCGAGGTCCGGCGGCTGCTGCTCGAGTACGGCGAGGACGACTCGCTGGGCTACTTCGCGACCCGGCGCGACAAGGCGGTGATCGCCTCGCGGGACCGTCGGGCCGTGGTGACCTGCCGCGCCGTCGGGCCGGTGTCGATGGCGAGCGCCGACCCCATCGGTCACCGCGATTCCTGGCCCGCGGCGGTGGCGGCGTGGATCGAGGACTGCCGCTCGCACAGCCTCTACCCCGCCGTGCTGGCGGCGAGCGCCGACGGCGCGACGGTGTACGAGGACGCCGGGCTGCGCACGCTGACCATCGGCGACGAGGCGATCATCCACGTCGACGCGTTCACGCTCAAGGGCCGGGACATGCGCGCCGTGCGGCAGGCCGTCACCCGCGTCGCGGGAGCCGGGTACACGCTCCAGGTCCGGCGGCACGGCGACCTGTCCGCCGCTGAGCTCGCGGAGGTCGCCGAGCTCGCCGAGCGGTGGCGCGGCGAGGAGACCGAGCGCGGTTTCTCCATGGCCCTCAACCGGATCGGCGACCCCGTGGACGGCCGGTGCGTCCTCGTCTCCGCCCACGACGCCGACGGCGCCGTTCGCGGGCTGCTCAGCTTCGTGCCCTGGGGCACGCGCGGATTGTCCCTCGACCTCATGCGCCGCGACCGCGACGCGGAGAACGGCCTCAACGAGTTCATGGTCGCCAGGCTCATCGAGCACTGCGCGGAGATCGGTATCCGGCGGATCTCACTGAACTTCGCGGTGTTCCGGTCGGTCTTCTCGGAGGCGGACCGCGTCGGCGCCGGACCGATCACACGCATGGTGGACTCGGTACTCAGCTTCGCGTCGAAGTTCTACCAACTGGAGTCCCTGTACCGGTCGAACGACAAGTACCGGCCCGATTGGGTTCCGCGGGTCCTCTGCTACGACCCGGCACTCAGCGCCGTGCGCGCCGGTATCGCCGTCGGCACCGCCGAGGGATTCCTTCCACAGATCGGCCCGAAGTTCCTGGCGGGACCGTCGATCCCGGACGAATTCCCGCGGGACGCCGAGTTCGTCGACCGGTTGCTCGCCGAGGAGGAGCGGCTGCTGCGCCGCGAAGCGCCGCCGGAGCGGCTCTCCGAGCAGCAGCGGGTGCGGCGACGCAAGCTGCGGGCCCTCGAGGACGCGGGCATGCCCGGGTATCCGCCATCGGTGCCGCGCACGGCCTCCCTGGCCCGGGTCCGGGAGCAGGCCTCCGCCCTCGCGCCCGACGGCGCCTCGGGCACCGTCGTCTCCGTGACCGGGCGGGTGCGCGCGGTCCGCGACTACGGTGGCGTGACCTTCGTCGATCTCCACGAGGACGGCGCGCACCTGCAGGTGATCGCGGAGCGCTCGCGGACCCCCGACGACGTGCGGGCACTGTGGCGCACCTCGATCGACATGGGCGACCTGGTCTCGGTGACGGGCGAGGCGATCCGCTCGCGGACGGGTGAACCGTCGGTGCTCCTCACGGCGTGGGCGATGGCAGGCAAATGCCTCTCCCCCGTCCCCAAGACGCGGGCGCGGCTCGGGGACGAGACGCGTGCCCGCAACCGCCCGCTGGAACTCATCACGGACGACGGTGCCGTCGATCTGCTGTACCGCCGTTCGCGGGCCGTCGCCGCGATGCGGGCCGTGTTCGTCGGCCGCGACTTCACCGAAGTCGAGACACCCATGCTGCAGACGGTGCACGGGGGCGCCGCGGCCCGTCCGTTCACCACGCACATCAACGCCTACGACATGGGGCTCTACCTGCGGATCGCGCCCGAGCTCTACCTCAAGCGACTCGCCGTGGGCGGGATGGGCCGGATCTTCGAGCTCAACCGCAACTTCCGCAACGAGGGCGCCGACGCGACCCACAACCCGGAGTTCACCGCGCTCGAGGCCTACGAGGCCTACGGGGACTACACGACGATGCGGGCGCTCACGCGCGAGGTGATCCTGGCCGCCGCGATCGCGGTGAACGGCCGGCCGGTGGCCGTGCGACCGGACGGTGCCGGCGGGACGCGCGAGGTGGACCTGACGGCCGAGTGGCCGGTCGTCACGGTCCACGACGCGGTCTCGAAGGCCGCCGGGGTCGAGCTCACGTCGGCGTCGACGCTCGAGGAGGTCTCGGCGGTGTGCGCCCGGCACCACGTCGCGATACCGCGCGGTGCGACCGCGGGCAAGCTCGTGATGGAGCTGTACGAGGCGCTGGTGGAGAAGCAGACGGAGTTCCCCACGTTCTACTGCGACTTCCCGATCGAGGTCTCGCCGCTCGCACGGCGACACCGGGACGATCCGCGGCTCACCGAACAGTGGGACCTGGTGGGCTTCGGCGCCGAGCTGGGCACCGCCTACACGGAGCTCACCGACCCCATCGACCAGCGGGAGCGACTCACGAAGCAGTCGATGGCCGCGGCCGCGGGAGACCCGGAGGCGATGGAGCTCGACGAGTCCTTCCTCGACGCGCTGTCCTACGCCATGCCGCCGACGGGTGGTCTCGGCATCGGCGTGGACCGCATCGTCATGCTGCTCGCGGGCGTGAACATCCGCGCCACCCTGGCCTTCCCGTTCGTCAAGCCGCAGGACCGCTGA